One Halobaculum roseum DNA segment encodes these proteins:
- the ilvB gene encoding biosynthetic-type acetolactate synthase large subunit — MSEPATPDAASPEEGDDEGRTDRAEQPEQTDEEAAAAREDAATRAPGSGANAVVAALEAAGVETAFGVQGGAIMPVYDALSESSVHHITMAHEQGAVHAADAYGIVRGDPGVCLATSGPGATNLVTGIADASMDSDAMLALTGQVPSDMVGSDAFQETDTVGVTAPITKHNYFASDSDEVGRTVGEAFALANTGRPGPTLVDLPKDVSFGETDRPVGEPTAPERAVPDDEADEEQVEAAARAIETAERPLCLFGGGVIKGDATEQARAFAREFGIPVVTTMPGIGSFPEDDDLCLSWAGMHGTGYANMAITHTDCLIAVGTRFDDRLTGGVDTFAPEAEVVHVDIDPAEISKNVHADYPVVGDAGTVLDQLDAAIGYGDAPDTEAWREQCAEWREEYPMDYAIDPDEPVKPQFVVEAFDAATGDDAYVTTGVGQHQMWAAQYWTYREPRTFVSSHGLGTMGYGLPAAVGARVAADDDREVISFEGDGSFLMTIQELSVAVRENLDITVVVLNNEYIGMVRQWQDAFFEGNHMASQYDWMPEFDTLAEAFGAKGFRIDEYDDVEAVVEEALAYDGPSVVDAHIDPEENVYPMVASGAANGQFALAEDQL, encoded by the coding sequence ATGAGCGAGCCAGCGACCCCCGACGCCGCGTCGCCCGAGGAGGGCGACGACGAGGGGCGAACCGACCGAGCGGAACAGCCGGAACAGACGGACGAGGAGGCCGCAGCAGCACGCGAGGACGCGGCGACGCGCGCACCGGGCAGCGGCGCGAACGCGGTCGTCGCCGCGCTCGAGGCCGCGGGCGTCGAGACCGCCTTCGGCGTGCAGGGCGGTGCGATCATGCCCGTGTACGACGCGCTCTCGGAGTCGTCCGTCCACCACATCACGATGGCCCACGAGCAGGGGGCCGTCCACGCGGCCGACGCCTACGGCATCGTCCGCGGCGACCCGGGCGTCTGTCTGGCGACCTCGGGGCCGGGCGCGACGAACCTCGTCACGGGCATCGCCGACGCGTCGATGGACTCGGACGCGATGCTCGCGCTGACGGGGCAGGTGCCCTCGGACATGGTCGGCTCGGACGCGTTCCAGGAGACAGACACCGTCGGCGTCACCGCGCCCATCACGAAGCACAACTACTTCGCCAGCGACTCCGACGAGGTCGGCCGCACGGTCGGCGAGGCGTTCGCGCTCGCGAACACCGGCCGCCCGGGACCGACCTTGGTCGACCTCCCGAAGGACGTGAGCTTCGGAGAGACCGACCGCCCGGTCGGCGAGCCGACGGCGCCCGAGCGCGCGGTGCCCGACGACGAGGCCGACGAGGAGCAGGTCGAGGCGGCCGCACGCGCCATCGAGACGGCCGAGCGTCCCCTCTGCCTGTTCGGCGGCGGCGTGATCAAGGGCGACGCGACCGAGCAGGCCCGGGCGTTCGCACGCGAGTTCGGCATCCCGGTCGTGACGACGATGCCGGGCATCGGGAGCTTCCCCGAGGACGACGACCTCTGTCTCTCGTGGGCCGGCATGCACGGCACCGGCTACGCCAACATGGCGATCACCCACACCGACTGCCTGATCGCGGTGGGCACGCGCTTCGACGACCGCCTCACCGGCGGCGTCGACACCTTCGCCCCCGAGGCCGAGGTCGTCCACGTCGACATCGACCCCGCCGAGATCTCGAAGAACGTCCACGCCGACTACCCGGTCGTCGGCGACGCGGGGACGGTGCTCGACCAGCTCGACGCCGCCATCGGCTACGGCGACGCCCCCGACACCGAGGCGTGGCGCGAGCAGTGCGCCGAGTGGCGCGAGGAGTACCCGATGGACTACGCCATCGACCCCGACGAGCCGGTGAAGCCGCAGTTCGTCGTCGAGGCGTTCGACGCCGCCACCGGCGACGACGCGTACGTCACCACCGGCGTCGGCCAACACCAGATGTGGGCCGCCCAGTACTGGACGTACCGCGAGCCGCGCACGTTCGTCTCCAGCCACGGGCTCGGAACGATGGGATACGGCCTGCCCGCCGCAGTCGGCGCGCGCGTCGCGGCCGACGACGACCGCGAGGTGATCAGCTTCGAGGGCGACGGCTCGTTCCTGATGACGATCCAGGAGCTGTCGGTCGCCGTCCGCGAGAACCTCGACATCACGGTCGTCGTGCTCAACAACGAGTACATCGGGATGGTCCGCCAGTGGCAGGACGCCTTCTTCGAGGGCAACCACATGGCCTCCCAGTACGACTGGATGCCGGAGTTCGACACGCTCGCGGAGGCGTTCGGCGCGAAGGGCTTCCGGATCGACGAGTACGACGACGTGGAGGCGGTCGTCGAGGAGGCGCTTGCCTACGACGGCCCCTCGGTCGTCGACGCCCACATCGACCCCGAGGAGAACGTCTACCCGATGGTCGCCAGCGGCGCGGCGAACGGCCAGTTCGCGCTCGCGGAGGACCAACTATGA
- a CDS encoding isocitrate/isopropylmalate dehydrogenase family protein, translating into MTEVPEIAVIEGDGIGREVVPAAVEVLDAVGDYAFAEAEAGDATLDETGEALPAETYELAASADATLFGAAGESAADVILPLREAVGSFVNVRPARAYPGVDALRPETDLVFLRENTEGVYAGHEDRLTDDVSTLTRVVTETASRRLGEFACEYVGERGKDGFTVAHKANVMRETDGLFRDTVLAEAEAAGVDADTVLMDAFATRVCLDPEQFDVIVCPNLAGDVLSDLAAGLVGGLGLLPSANVGPERGLFEPVHGTAPDIAGEGVANPSATILSAAMLVESLGDDDAGAQIRSAVESVLSDGPRTPDLGGEATTREVTDAVLARL; encoded by the coding sequence ATGACTGAGGTCCCCGAGATCGCGGTGATCGAGGGCGACGGCATCGGCCGCGAGGTCGTCCCCGCGGCCGTCGAGGTGCTGGACGCCGTCGGCGACTACGCGTTCGCCGAGGCCGAGGCGGGCGACGCGACGCTCGACGAGACGGGCGAGGCGCTGCCCGCGGAGACGTACGAACTCGCCGCCAGCGCGGATGCGACGCTGTTCGGTGCCGCGGGCGAGTCCGCCGCGGACGTGATCCTCCCGCTTCGCGAGGCCGTCGGCTCGTTCGTCAACGTCCGTCCCGCGCGGGCGTATCCCGGCGTCGACGCGCTGCGGCCGGAGACGGATCTGGTCTTCCTCCGGGAGAACACCGAGGGCGTGTACGCCGGTCACGAGGACCGCCTCACCGACGACGTGTCGACGCTGACGCGCGTCGTCACCGAGACCGCCTCACGGCGCCTCGGCGAATTCGCCTGCGAGTACGTCGGAGAGCGCGGGAAGGACGGCTTCACCGTCGCGCACAAGGCGAACGTGATGCGCGAGACCGACGGGCTGTTCCGCGACACGGTGCTCGCGGAGGCGGAGGCCGCGGGCGTCGACGCCGACACCGTCCTCATGGACGCGTTCGCGACGCGGGTGTGTCTCGACCCCGAGCAGTTCGACGTGATCGTCTGCCCCAACCTCGCGGGCGACGTGCTCTCGGATCTCGCGGCCGGTCTCGTTGGTGGACTCGGGCTGCTCCCCTCCGCGAACGTCGGCCCCGAGCGCGGACTGTTCGAGCCGGTCCACGGCACCGCGCCCGACATCGCGGGCGAGGGGGTCGCGAACCCGTCGGCGACGATCCTCTCGGCGGCGATGCTCGTCGAGTCGCTCGGCGACGACGACGCCGGCGCGCAGATTCGGTCGGCCGTCGAGAGCGTCCTCTCGGACGGGCCACGAACGCCCGATCTGGGCGGCGAGGCGACGACCCGCGAGGTGACCGACGCGGTGCTGGCCCGGCTCTGA
- the ilvC gene encoding ketol-acid reductoisomerase: MTDSDSTFDTEVYYDEDADRSQIDDKTVAVLGYGSQGHAHAQNLHDSGVDVIVGLREDSSSRAAAESDGLRVETPADAAAEADIVSVLVPDTVQPAVYEEIEDGIEPGDTLQFAHGFNIHYNQIVPKDGVDVTMVAPKSPGHLVRRNYEAGEGTPGLLAVYQNETGEAREEGLAYAHAIGCTRAGVVETTFREETETDLFGEQAVLCGGVTSLVKQGYETLVDAGYSREMAYFECLNELKLIVDLMYEGGLGEMWDSVSDTAEYGGLVKGDEVVDEHARENMEEVLEAVQDGTFAREWIAENQAGRPSYTQLREAEKNHDIEDVGEDLRALFAWDADEASEEDEEPEQAEVRADD, from the coding sequence ATGACAGACTCAGATTCCACCTTCGACACCGAGGTATACTACGACGAGGACGCCGACCGCTCGCAGATCGACGACAAGACCGTGGCCGTGCTCGGCTACGGCAGCCAGGGCCACGCCCACGCGCAGAACCTGCACGACTCCGGCGTCGACGTGATCGTCGGGCTGCGCGAGGATTCCTCCTCGCGGGCGGCCGCCGAGAGCGACGGTCTGCGCGTCGAGACGCCCGCCGACGCCGCCGCCGAGGCGGACATCGTCTCCGTGCTCGTCCCCGACACGGTCCAGCCGGCCGTCTACGAGGAGATCGAGGACGGCATCGAGCCGGGCGACACCCTCCAGTTCGCGCACGGCTTCAACATCCACTACAACCAGATCGTCCCCAAGGACGGCGTCGACGTGACCATGGTCGCGCCGAAGTCGCCGGGCCACCTCGTGCGGCGCAATTACGAGGCCGGCGAGGGGACGCCCGGCCTGCTCGCCGTCTATCAGAACGAGACGGGCGAGGCCCGCGAGGAAGGGCTGGCGTACGCCCACGCCATCGGCTGCACCCGCGCGGGCGTCGTCGAGACGACGTTCCGCGAGGAGACCGAGACCGACCTCTTCGGCGAGCAGGCGGTGCTGTGCGGCGGCGTCACCTCCCTCGTGAAGCAGGGGTACGAGACGCTCGTCGACGCGGGCTACTCCCGCGAGATGGCGTACTTCGAGTGCCTGAACGAGCTGAAGCTCATCGTCGACCTGATGTACGAGGGCGGGCTCGGCGAGATGTGGGACTCCGTCTCCGACACGGCGGAGTACGGCGGACTCGTCAAGGGCGACGAGGTCGTCGACGAGCACGCCCGCGAGAACATGGAGGAGGTGCTGGAGGCGGTGCAGGACGGCACCTTCGCCCGCGAGTGGATCGCCGAGAACCAGGCCGGACGCCCCTCCTACACGCAGCTTCGCGAGGCCGAGAAGAACCACGACATCGAGGACGTCGGCGAGGACCTGCGCGCGCTGTTCGCGTGGGACGCCGACGAGGCGAGCGAGGAGGACGAGGAACCCGAACAGGCCGAGGTGCGCGCCGATGACTGA
- the leuC gene encoding 3-isopropylmalate dehydratase large subunit yields the protein MSRGTLYDKVWERHKVADLPNGQDQLFIGLHLVHEVTSPQAFGMLRERDMAVAFPDRTVATTDHIVPTDPEGRERPLADERAEEMLTHLEHNTEEAGIRFFGLDDDRQGIAHVVGPELGFVQPGMTVVCGDSHTSTHGAFGAIGMGIGTSQIRDVFATGSISADKKAVRRVEVTGELGDGVGAKDVILHVIRELGVDGGVGHVYEYGGEAIRSLDMEGRLAVCNMSIEGGARAGYINPDETTYEYLRGREFAPEGDEFEERKEYWESIRSDEDAQYDDWVEVDADDLAPQVSWGTNPEQVVGVDEPVPAPDETRDPEAAESAQDHTEVTPGETMEGHEVDVAFLGTCTNGRVADFREAARVLKGREVADDVRALAVPGSGTVKRKLEAEGIDQVFKDAGFQWREAGCSMCLAMNDDALEGDEVCASSSNRNYVGRQGSTEGRTHLMSPAMVAAAAVEGAVTDVREFDVAESVGDPDADADAEVDA from the coding sequence ATGAGTCGGGGCACGCTGTACGACAAGGTCTGGGAGCGCCACAAGGTCGCCGACCTGCCGAACGGACAGGACCAGCTGTTCATCGGCCTCCACCTCGTCCACGAGGTGACCAGCCCGCAGGCGTTCGGCATGCTGCGCGAGCGCGACATGGCGGTCGCGTTCCCCGACCGCACCGTCGCCACGACCGACCACATCGTCCCGACCGACCCCGAGGGGCGCGAGCGCCCCCTCGCGGACGAGCGCGCCGAGGAGATGCTCACGCATCTCGAGCACAACACCGAGGAGGCGGGCATCCGCTTTTTCGGCCTCGACGACGACCGGCAGGGCATCGCCCACGTCGTCGGCCCGGAGCTGGGCTTCGTCCAGCCGGGCATGACCGTCGTCTGCGGCGACAGCCACACCTCCACCCACGGCGCCTTCGGCGCCATCGGGATGGGGATCGGCACCAGCCAGATCCGCGACGTGTTCGCCACCGGCTCCATCTCCGCGGACAAGAAGGCCGTCCGCCGCGTCGAGGTCACCGGCGAACTCGGCGACGGCGTCGGCGCGAAGGACGTCATCCTCCACGTGATCCGTGAACTCGGCGTCGACGGCGGCGTCGGCCACGTGTACGAGTACGGCGGGGAAGCCATCCGGAGCCTCGACATGGAGGGACGGCTCGCGGTGTGCAACATGTCCATCGAGGGCGGCGCCCGCGCGGGCTACATCAACCCCGACGAGACGACTTACGAGTACCTCCGGGGCCGCGAGTTCGCGCCCGAGGGTGACGAGTTCGAGGAGCGCAAGGAGTACTGGGAGTCGATCCGCTCGGACGAGGACGCCCAGTACGACGACTGGGTCGAGGTCGACGCCGACGACCTCGCGCCGCAGGTGTCCTGGGGCACCAACCCAGAGCAGGTCGTGGGCGTCGACGAGCCCGTCCCGGCCCCCGACGAGACGCGCGATCCCGAGGCCGCCGAATCGGCACAGGATCACACCGAGGTCACGCCGGGAGAGACGATGGAGGGACACGAGGTCGACGTGGCGTTCCTCGGCACGTGCACGAACGGCCGCGTCGCGGACTTCCGCGAGGCCGCCCGCGTCCTGAAGGGCCGCGAGGTCGCCGACGACGTGCGCGCGCTCGCCGTTCCCGGTTCGGGTACCGTCAAGCGCAAACTGGAGGCCGAGGGCATCGATCAGGTGTTCAAGGACGCCGGCTTCCAGTGGCGCGAGGCCGGCTGTTCGATGTGTCTGGCGATGAACGACGACGCGCTGGAGGGCGACGAGGTCTGTGCGTCCTCCTCGAACCGCAACTACGTTGGCCGCCAGGGGAGCACCGAGGGGCGCACCCACCTGATGTCGCCGGCGATGGTCGCGGCCGCGGCCGTCGAGGGCGCCGTCACCGACGTGCGCGAGTTCGACGTGGCCGAGTCCGTCGGGGACCCCGATGCCGACGCCGACGCGGAGGTGGACGCATGA
- a CDS encoding 3-isopropylmalate dehydratase small subunit, translating into MSDDGDGAAVPAIRRVAGTGVPLRGDDIDTDQILPARFLKAVTFDDMGEYAFYDQRRDADGELNDHPFNEYQGANVLAVNDNFGCGSSREHAPQGLMRWGVEAIVGESFAEIFQDNCKSLGIATLAVDHEDAVDLQDFIEANPDAGIEVDVRAETVRYDGKTVDGDVPDAMREALLEGIWDTTAVMRTNLDRAKEVNDSLPYTDD; encoded by the coding sequence ATGAGCGACGACGGGGACGGCGCCGCAGTGCCCGCGATCCGTCGGGTCGCCGGCACCGGCGTGCCGCTCCGCGGCGACGACATCGACACCGACCAGATCCTCCCCGCGCGGTTCCTGAAGGCGGTCACGTTCGACGACATGGGCGAGTACGCCTTCTACGACCAGCGTCGCGACGCCGACGGCGAGTTGAACGACCACCCGTTCAACGAGTACCAGGGCGCGAACGTCCTCGCGGTCAACGACAACTTCGGCTGCGGCTCCTCCCGGGAGCACGCACCGCAGGGACTGATGCGCTGGGGCGTCGAGGCCATCGTCGGCGAGTCGTTCGCGGAGATCTTCCAGGACAACTGCAAGTCGCTGGGGATCGCGACGCTCGCCGTCGACCACGAGGACGCCGTCGACCTCCAGGACTTCATCGAGGCGAATCCCGACGCCGGCATCGAGGTCGACGTGCGCGCGGAGACCGTCCGCTACGACGGGAAGACCGTCGATGGCGACGTGCCCGACGCGATGCGCGAGGCGCTCTTGGAGGGTATCTGGGACACGACCGCCGTGATGCGGACGAACCTCGACCGCGCGAAGGAAGTCAACGACAGCCTCCCGTACACCGATGACTGA
- the ilvN gene encoding acetolactate synthase small subunit — MTGEDEHAATDGGTDHPADSPIAEHARPAGGDAPETGLAGPTPEERPHPSGRRDEHGVRKEPDDGGEPTRRATVSALVEDEPGVLARAAGLFRRRQFNIESLTVGPTTVEGHSRITLVVEETEAGIDQAKKQLAKLTPVIAVGELSDDAVAAELVLLKVRGEEPDKVHAITSMYDGETLDAGPRTITVQITGDENLIDDAIDAFDQFGIIEIARTGQTALERGDSPTTPGEEPGHSAGSTDDDEFTNYDD; from the coding sequence ATGACGGGCGAGGACGAGCACGCCGCCACGGACGGCGGCACCGACCACCCGGCCGACTCCCCGATCGCGGAACACGCCCGCCCCGCCGGCGGCGACGCGCCCGAGACGGGGCTGGCGGGACCGACGCCCGAGGAGCGCCCGCACCCGTCGGGCCGCCGCGACGAACACGGCGTCCGCAAGGAGCCGGACGACGGCGGCGAGCCGACCCGTCGGGCGACCGTCTCGGCGCTCGTCGAGGACGAACCCGGCGTGCTCGCGCGCGCCGCCGGCCTGTTCCGCCGGCGCCAGTTCAACATCGAGAGCCTGACGGTCGGCCCGACGACCGTCGAGGGCCACTCGCGGATCACCCTCGTCGTCGAGGAGACCGAGGCCGGCATCGACCAGGCGAAAAAGCAGCTCGCGAAGCTCACGCCCGTCATCGCGGTGGGCGAGCTGAGCGACGACGCCGTCGCCGCCGAGCTCGTGCTCCTGAAGGTTCGCGGTGAGGAGCCCGACAAGGTCCACGCGATCACCTCGATGTACGACGGCGAGACGCTCGACGCCGGCCCGCGAACCATCACGGTGCAGATCACCGGCGACGAGAACCTCATCGACGACGCGATCGACGCGTTCGACCAGTTCGGCATCATCGAGATCGCCCGGACGGGCCAGACGGCCCTGGAGCGGGGCGACTCCCCGACGACGCCCGGCGAGGAGCCCGGCCACTCGGCGGGCTCGACCGACGACGACGAGTTCACCAACTACGACGACTGA